In Vanrija pseudolonga chromosome 4, complete sequence, a single window of DNA contains:
- the Sft2d2_1 gene encoding Vesicle transport protein SFT2B yields the protein MPQGWFNLDNQNEESIFNNEKPQFDLGLTRMQRLYAFAGCYGAGFLISLLGGIFLVIGLAGAFAVLFGIGAIVSVVGTGFLIGFGRQLKLMFKPVRIVATIVMFAAIGMCFVAAFVMRPAFLCIIFVIIEYLAMAWYSLSYIPYARSAVKNLVSSAV from the exons ATGCCGCAAGGGTGGTTCA ACCTTGACAACCAGAACGAGGAGAGCATCTTCAACAAT GAGAAGCCCCAGTTCGACCTCGGCCTGACGCGCATGCAGCGGCTGTATGCGTTTGCTGGAT GCTACGGTGCAGGCTTCCTCATCTCGCTGCTGGGCGgcatcttcctcgtcatcggctTGGCGGGTGCATTTGCAG TGCTGTTCGGTATCGGCGCGATTGTCTCTGTGGTCGGAACCGGCTTCCTCAT CGGTTTTGGCCGCCAGCTCAAGCTCATGTTCAAGCCCGTGCGAATCGTCGCTACGATAGTCATGTTCGCCGCCATTGGCATGTGCTTTGTCGCTGCGTTCGTCATGCGCCCGGCGTTCCTGTGCATCATCTTCGTCATCATCGAGTACCTCGCCATGGCATGGTACTCGCTGTCCTATATCCCATATGCGCGTTCG GCAGTCAAGAACCTCGTCTCGAGTGCCGTGTAG
- the HADH gene encoding Hydroxyacyl-coenzyme A dehydrogenase, mitochondrial translates to MLAAVSRPLLARSARPALAAAGASRVLALHRHLSSDAKDVKTVTVFGAGLMGAGIAQVGAQAGYKVVLSDVTDKALDNGLNIISKSLARVAKKASPDDIEGYTKNVLANITVTTDAEKAVADSDLVVEAIIESIKIKRDLFGFLDKKAKPSAIFASNTSSLSITEIADATSKERQANFAGLHFFNPVPAMKLVEIIRTDATSQSTYEALREVTIKMGKKPVTCKDTPGFIVNRLLVPYMLEAIRLVERGEATPEDVDTAMELGAGYPMGPFKLLDFVGLDTTSYISDGWHKNSGETGLPPTLVETPELLAKLVSEGRLGRKNGKGFYDYSK, encoded by the exons atgctcgccgccgtctcgcgtcccctcctcgcccgctccgctcgccccgccctcgcggccgccggcgcctcgcgcgtcctcgccctccaccgccacctcTCGTCGgacgccaaggacgtcaaGACGGTCACCGTCTTCGGCGCGGGCCTCATGGGCGCCGGCATCGCCCAGGTCGGCGCCCAGGCCGGCTACAAGGTTGTGCTTTCGGACGTGACGGACAAGGCTCTTGA CAACGGCCTCAACATCATCTCCAAGTCgcttgcgcgcgtcgccaagAAGGCCTCGCCCGACGACATTGAGGGCTACACCAAGAACGTGCTCGCCAACATTACGGTCACGACTGACGC CGAGAAGGCCGTTGCCGACTcggacctcgtcgtcgaggccatcatCGAGAGCATCAAGATCAAGCGCGACCTCTTCGGCTTCCTCGACAAGAAGGCCAA GCCCTCGGCCATCTTCGCCTCCaacacgtcgtcgctctccaTCACCGAGATCGCCGACGCGACCTCCAAGGAGCGCCAGGCCAACTTTGCCGGTCTCCACTTCTTCAACCCCGTCCCCGCCATgaagctcgtcgagatcaTCCGCACCGACGCCACCTCGCAGTCCACCTACGAGGCCCTCCGCGAGGTCACCATCAAGATGGGCAAGAAGCCCGTCACCTGCAAGGACACGCCCGGCTTCATTGTCAACCGTCTCCTCGTCCCCTACATGCTCGAGGCtatccgcctcgtcgagcgtggcgaggcCACCCCCGAGGACGTTGACACTGCCatggagctcggcgccggctaCCCCATGGGCCCCTTCAAGCTCCTCGActttgtcggcctcgacaccaCCTCGTACATCTCGGACGGCTGGCACAAGAACTCGGGCGAGACTGGCCTCCCCCCTACCCTTGTTGAGACCCCCGAGCTGTTGGCCAAGCTCGTCTCCGAgggccgccttggccgcaAGAACGGCAAGGGCTTCTACGAC TACTCCAAGTAA
- the uaZ gene encoding Uricase, protein MSEPGFISSHRYGKDLVRVARVVRDKVDGKDVHHVIEYTVRALIDGDIDVSYTKADNSVVVPTDTVKNTVNYFAKTSPHVLDPAAFALHLGAHFVTRYDHIHTAWIDLTTHKWSRIAVDGEEHKWSFVRDGDEKTTVSVVVGGEVGHLTADLKLGLKDLLVLKTSGSAFDKFWRDELTTLAEVKDRLFSTSVTATASIPLPPNTPLTPDGVGEIAKALDFPTISAAIKKDTLEVFATDESASVQATLYNTAQRVLISCPAVKDIHYSLPNKHYIPVNLSAFKLDNGLGYEGGAEVFYPAPDPSGLIEATVSRK, encoded by the exons ATGTCTGAACCAGGATTCATCTCGTCGCACAGATACGGCAAGGacctcgtgcgcgtcgcgcgcgtggtgcgcgacaaggtcgacggcaaggatGTGCACCATGTGATCGAGTACACTGTGCGGG CCCTGATCGACGGCGACATCGACGTCTCATACACCAAGGCGGACAActcggtcgtcgtcccaACCGACACGGTGAAGAACACGGTCAACTACTTTGCCAAGACGAGCCCGCACGTGCTCGACCCGGCGGCCTTCGCGCTTCATCTCGGCGCGCACTTCGTCACGCGGTACGACCACATCCACACGGCGTGGATCGACCTCACGACGCACAAGTGGAGCCGGATcgcggtcgacggcgaggagcacaaGTGGAGCTTtgtgcgcgacggcgacgagaagaCGACCGTgtctgtcgtcgttggcggcgaggtgggccaCCTGaccgccgacctcaagctcggGCTCAAGGACCTGCTCGTGCTCAAGACTAGCGGGTCGGCATTTGACAAGTtctggcgcgacgagctgacgacgctggctg AGGTCAAGGACCGCCTCTTCTCCACGAGCGTAACAGCCACCGCCAGCATcccgctgccgcccaacACGCCCCTGAcgcccgacggcgtcggcgagatcgccaaggcgctcgacttCCCCACAATCTCAGCGGCGATCAAGAAGGACACGCTCGAGGTGTTCGCGACCGACGAGAGCGCGAGTGTGCAGGCAACGCTGTACAAcacggcgcagcgcgtgCTCATCTCTTGCCCGGCCGTCAAGGACATCCACTACTCGCTCCCGAACAAGCACTACATCCCTGTCAACCTGAGCGCGTTCAAGCTCGACAACGGCCTCGGAtacgagggcggcgcggaggtcTTCTACCCCGCTCCCGACCCGAGCGGTTTGATCGAGGCGACCGTGTCGCGCAAGTAG
- the FEN2_1 gene encoding Pantothenate transporter FEN2: MSTEKQHALALQREESKKSSLAQGADVDITPVLESYDDLSAEEKRAERNFVWRLDLVFISIGWLSYVFKYLDQTNISNAYVSGMKEEIHIVGNQVSGTACGTRAAPLRWLRLLARRTLADARVLAQYNYFTTLFNAGYIVMLYPSCVLISHFGPSVWLPGCELVWGVLTCTLSTAQNYKTVYGLRFLIGLAEGSAWPGYITLISQWYLPHEVAFRMALFNCAQPVGAMLSGALQGALSTNLENALGRSGWRWAFIVNGVMTIFIALLAFFCLPGYPERPNPLARWYLGDKQIKIALARNRRVHRAPQRGITGKTFLRALTFWPLWLIALAWSWGGNTTPANYYNLWLKSLKLPNGHARYSVAMLNYLPIIGQALQLVTQLLLTFASDLTGKRLPWLLVHAAINIASEVILVIRPANRHTYMAGWYLNYCGAAATMILAAWGSGYLQDEPEVRTILFATGTVFSYIQNAFLPIAAFPASEAPNWRIGAKVYLGAMVGSTLLFIIIYFLFRRVDRIREEKAKRGEKDEDSRSLRFWVY; encoded by the exons ATGTCGACGGAGAAACagcacgccctcgcgctccagcGCGAGGAGTCGAAAAAGTCGTCCCTCGCCCAGGGGGCGGACGTGGACATCACGCCCGTGCTCGAGAGCTACGACGATCtcagcgccgaggagaagcgcgccgagcgcaactTT gtgtggcgcctcgacctcgtcttcaTCTCCATCGGGTGGCTGTCGTACGTGTTCAAGTACCTCGACCAGACCAACATT TCCAATGCCTATGTGTCGGGGATGAAGGAGGAGATCCATATCGTGGGCAACCAGGTGAGTGGCACGGCATGTGGCACtcgtgccgcgccgctgcgctggcTCCGGCTCctcgcacgccgcacgctcgctgacgcccgcgtgctcgcgcagTACAACTACTTCACGACGCTCTTCAACGCAGGGTACATCGTGATGCTGTACCCTTCCTGTGTGCTAATCTCGCACTTCGGCCCCTCAGTCTGGCTGCCGGGATGCGAGCTGGTGTGGGGCGTGCTCACGTGCACGCTGTCCACGGCGCAGAACTACAAGACGGTCTACGGGCTGCGCTTCCTCATCGGCTTAGCCGAAGGCTCCGCGTGGCCAGGCTACATCACGCTCATATCCCAGTGGTACCTGCCCCACGAGGTCGCCTTCCGCATGGCGCTGTTCAACTGCGcgcagcccgtcggcgcgatGCTGTCCGGCGCGCTCCAAGGCGCGCTCAGCACCAACCTCGAgaacgcgctcggccgctcgggctggcgctgggcatTCATCGTCAACGGCGTCATGACCATCTTcatcgcgctcctcgccttTTTCTGCCTCCCAGGATACCCCGAGCGCCCGAACCCCTTGGCGCGGTGgtacctcggcgacaagcAGATCAAGATTGCCCTCGCGCGGAATAGGCGCGTGCACCGCGCCCCGCAGCGCGGGATCACGGGCAAGACCTTCCTCCGCGCGCTGACTTTCTGGCCTCTGTGGCTTATCGCAC TCGCCTGGTCGTGGGGCGGAAACACCACCCCGGCAAACTACTACAACCTGTGGCTCAAGTCTCTCAAGCTGCCCAACGGCCACGCGCGCTACAGTGTCGCTATGTTAAACTACCTCCCTATTATAGGACAggcgctgcagctcgtcaCCCAGCTGCTGCTTACCTTCGCGTCAGATTTGACAGGCAAGCGGCTGCCGTGGCTCCTGGTCCACGCGGCAATCAACATTGCGTCGGAGGTCATTCTCGTCATCCGCCCGGCCAACCGCCACACTTACATGGCGGGATGGTACCTCAACTACTGTGGCGCCGCGGCTACCATGATCCTCGCCGCGTGGGGCTCGGGATACCTCCAGGACGAGCCAGAGGTGCGCACAATCCTGTTCGCCACCGGCACAGTCTTCAGCTATATCCAGAACGCGTTCCTCCCCATCGCTGCCTTCCCGGCATCCGAGGCGCCCAACTGGCGCATCGGTGCCAAGGTCTACCTCGGCGCGATGGTAGGGTCGACACTTCTGTTTATCATCATCTACTTCTTGTTCCGGCGCGTCGACAGAATTAGGGAGGAGAAGGCAAAGAGAGGCGAGAAGGACGAAGACTCGAGGTCGCTCAGGTTCTGGGTGTACTAG
- the fmo1_1 gene encoding Thiol-specific monooxygenase, which translates to MRHSPAIPLPPLTRVAVVGAGGPSGLVTVRQLLEAGIPPSKILAYEGRATAGGVWNYAEHPGDIHIQWRKNGTPLLRTDKELEAEGSNGPSAVYDRLRTNLPKEVMAFHEYPFPEDTPQFPWHYQVKHYLQDYAAAKGLNDVIQFQHRVLAVYHTPGTSDPAEKWTVVTENTITRLRHSERVSHVIVSNGHYNEPYIPRVRGLDGFTGKVFHSRWWRNPFQYEGKNVLVVGSKSSGSDIARELAVVDHQKRLKGEKVTRRIYQSIHGLVDPKKPTWDDDLEWAKEINVVSQIDHINGDVLHLIDGQKVTGVDVIFYATGYLFSYPFCHEQEPFASQPVTDALSPAEKEQGIPKAGGKTITNLDPSETFYAPDPTLALINLHYLVNPFPLGEITARLVAYSFAHGEVPPLPALRKASSDPRDINIGYPQEYINMDNWLLAIGEGGETGGPNHGWTRIPDHIREARRDALKTRKKVLGY; encoded by the exons ATGCGTCACTCCCCCGCCATCCCCCTACCACCGCTCACGcgcgttgccgtcgtcggcgctggcgggcccTCGGGCCTCGTTACCGTCcggcagctgctcgaggcgggcatTCCGCCATCCAAGATCTTGGCGTACGAGGGCCGCgcgaccgccggcggcgtctggAACTATGCCGAGCACCCAGGCGATATCCACATCCAGTGGCGAAAGAacggcacgccgctgctgcgtacagacaaggagctcgaggccgagggcagcaACGGACCGTCGG CCGTGTATGACCGCTTGCGGACCAACCTTCCCAAGGAAGT AATGGCCTTCCACGAGTACCCTTTCCCCGAGGACACGCCCCAGTTCCCATGGCACTATCAGGTCAAGCACTACCTGCAAGACTATGCCGCGGCGAAGGG ATTAAACGATGTTATCCAGTTCCAGCACCGCGTCCTGGCAGTGTACCACACGCCCGGGACGTCCGACCCAGCAGAGAAGTGGACGGTTGTGACAGAGAACACGATCACGCGTTTGCGCCACAGCGAGCGCGTGTCGCACGTCATCGTCTCCAACGGGCACTACAACGAGCCGTACATcccgcgcgtgcgcgggctGGACGGGTTCACCGGCAAGGTGTTCCACAGCCGGTGGTGGCGCAATCCGTTCCAGTACGAGGGGAAGAATGTGCTGGTGGTCGGATCCAAGTCGTCCGGCTCGGACattgcgcgcgagctggcagTTGTCGACCATCAGAAGCGgctcaagggcgagaaggtgaCCCGCAGGATCTACCAGAGCATCCACGGCCTCGTGGACCCCAAGAAGCCAACgtgggacgacgacctggaATGGGCAAAGGAGATCAATGTCGTGTCGCAGATTGACCACATCAATGGGGATGTGCTCCATCTCATCGACGGCCAGAAGGTCACCGGTGTCGACGTTATTTTCTACGCCACGGGCTACCTCTTCTCGTACCCCTTCTGCCATGAGCAGGAGCCATTCGCCTCGCAGCCAGTGACTGACGCCCTCTCGCCCGCAGAGAAGGAGCAGGGCATCCCCAAGGCGGGCGGCAAGACAATCACCAACCTGGACCCGAGCGAGACGTTCTACGCACCCGACCCGACGCTGGCATTGATCAACCTGC ACTACCTCGTCAACCCGTTTCCCCTCGGCGAGATCACGGCCCGGCTGGTAGCCTACTCGTTTGCCCACGGCGAGGTGCCGCCTCTCCCGGCGCTGCGCAAGGCGTCGTCCGACCCACGCGACATCAACATTGGCTACCCGCAAGAGTACATCAACATGGACAACTGGCTGCTGGCcatcggcgag GGCGGGGAAACTGGCGGACCAAACCACGGGTGGACGCGCATCCCCGACCATatccgcgaggcgcggcgcgacgcgctcaagaCGCGGAAAAAGGTGCTGGGGTACTGa
- the SPAC4D7.02c_1 gene encoding Phosphatidylglycerol phospholipase C — protein sequence MSEDKTIKYEIFYGVSSPWACLGAGQAYGFGRKYGLTVHLRPIVVIEANGGITLAKRPQARLDYHALDLRRTADRLGIPLVSKPKYYPLGSILIAAQAIIRVQQALGPGAKAIAFSWAIQNSLWLEEGNVYDVEHLRSLARRVGLDEELVLSAVVDNREDKSDAGVREWERNLADAEALGIFGTPNYVVNGEIFWGRDRLDDAEARIQELLAKGYRAFLASFQAAIKEGADGIESDVHITSDGVILMFHDPTLDRTTTGTGAIKTQPWKDVIEHVRTKKEPVQPIPRFEELIDLLMKPENQHVVLNIDCKMQNDPEEMFPAMAKIIESHDNWETLLAPRLILGLWHPVFIRPALAHLPRLRRYHIGLSPSLARTYFWDSCEGFSLNFAMLVGAEGQQFIADARAAGKEICVWTVNDPNEMRTAIGWGIKAVLTDKVAIFMELKNEIIQDPTKITIPGVYGYLFAWSSWRYYSTTHLWVERSQLDTMRTVCYQPGPIVKADLSGYESVIGDGSAGHEVVAAA from the exons ATGTCCGAAGACAAGACGATAAAGTACGAAATCTTCTACGGT GTGTCGAGTCCGTGGgcctgcctcggcgccgggcaggCATACGGCTTTGGACGCAAGTACGGCCTGACGGTGCACCTGCGCCCAATCGTCGTGATTgaggccaacggcggcaTCACGCTCGCAAAACGGCCGCAGGCGCGGCTCGACTACCATGCTCTGG accttcgccgcaccgccgacagGCTCGGCATCCCACTCGTCTCCAAGCCAAAGTACTACCCGCTCGGCTCGATCCTGATCGCTGCGCAGGCCATCATCCGGGTCCAGCAGGCGCTCGGGCCCGGCGCAAAGGCCATCGCGTTCAGCTGGGCGATCCAGAACTCGCTCTGGCTCGAAGAGGGCAACGTGTACGATGTCGAGCacctgcgctcgctcgcccgccgcgtcggcttggacgaggagctcgtgcTCTCCGCCGTCGTAGACAACCGCGAGGACAAgtccgacgccggcgtccgCGAGTGGGAGCGTAACCTCGCAGACGCGGAGGCCCTGGGCAT CTTTGG CACGCCCAACTATGTGGTCAACGGCGAGATATTCTGGGGGCGCGatcggctcgacgacgccgaggcgaggatCCAGGAGCTGCTGGCAAAGGGATACCGGGCTTT CCTCGCGAGCTTCCAGGCCGCGATCAAGGAGGGCGCCGATGGCATCGAGTCGG aCGTCCACATCACGTCGGACGGCGTCATTCTCATGTTCCACGACCCGACGCTGGACCGCACCacgacgggcacgggcgCCATCAAGACCCAGCCTTGGAAGGACGTTATCGA GCATGTGCGCACCAAGAAGGAGCCAGTGCAGCCGATCCCGCGGTTCGAGGAGCTCATCGACCTCCTCATGAAG cccGAGAACCAGCACGTCGTGCTCAAC ATCGACTGCAAGATGCAGAATGACCCCGAGGAGATGTTC CCCGCCATGGCGAAGATCATCGA gtCCCACGACAACTGGgagacgctgctcgccccGCGTCTGATCCTCGGCCTCTGGCACCCCGTCTTCATTCGCCCTGCGCTGGcccacctcccccgcctccgcaGGTATCACATTGgcttgtcgccgtcgctcgcgcgcacgtACTTCTGGGACTCGTGCGAGGGCTTCTCGCTCAACTTTGCcatgctcgtcggcgccgagggccagcAGTTTATCGCTGATGCCCGCGCGGCTGGCAAGGAGATCTGCGTGTGGACCGTCAACGACCCGAACGAGATGCGCACGGCTATCGGATGGGGCATCAAGGCGGTGCTTACGGACAAGGTGGCCATCTTTATGGAGCTCAAGAacgag ATCATCCAAGATCCCACCAAGATCACCATCCCCGGAGTCTACGGCTACCTGTTTGCCTGGTCCAGCTGGCGCTACTACTCCACCACACAC CTGTGGGTGGAGCGTAGCCAGTTGGACACGATGCGCACCGTGTGCTACCAGCCCGGGCCCATtgtcaaggccgacctcTCGGGCTACGAGAGCGTTATCGGTGACGGCTCGGCGGGTCACGAggttgtggcggcggcgtag
- the Sft2d2_1 gene encoding Vesicle transport protein SFT2B, which produces MPQGWFNLDNQNEESIFNNVGLGYLRRNQADTAQEKPQFDLGLTRMQRLYAFAGCYGAGFLISLLGGIFLVIGLAGAFAVLFGIGAIVSVVGTGFLIGFGRQLKLMFKPVRIVATIVMFAAIGMCFVAAFVMRPAFLCIIFVIIEYLAMAWYSLSYIPYARSAVKNLVSSAV; this is translated from the exons ATGCCGCAAGGGTGGTTCA ACCTTGACAACCAGAACGAGGAGAGCATCTTCAACAATGTGGGTTTGGGCTATCTCCGCCGGAACCAAGCTGACACGGCGCAGGAGAAGCCCCAGTTCGACCTCGGCCTGACGCGCATGCAGCGGCTGTATGCGTTTGCTGGAT GCTACGGTGCAGGCTTCCTCATCTCGCTGCTGGGCGgcatcttcctcgtcatcggctTGGCGGGTGCATTTGCAG TGCTGTTCGGTATCGGCGCGATTGTCTCTGTGGTCGGAACCGGCTTCCTCAT CGGTTTTGGCCGCCAGCTCAAGCTCATGTTCAAGCCCGTGCGAATCGTCGCTACGATAGTCATGTTCGCCGCCATTGGCATGTGCTTTGTCGCTGCGTTCGTCATGCGCCCGGCGTTCCTGTGCATCATCTTCGTCATCATCGAGTACCTCGCCATGGCATGGTACTCGCTGTCCTATATCCCATATGCGCGTTCG GCAGTCAAGAACCTCGTCTCGAGTGCCGTGTAG